The following are encoded together in the Flavobacterium haoranii genome:
- a CDS encoding DUF1304 domain-containing protein has protein sequence MIVAKILIVIIALLHFYFLVLEMFLWTTKGPKVFRNFPNELFEPTKTLAANQGLYNGFLSAGLLWSLFINDEFWSKNIALFFLICVSVARIYGALSASKKIFYIQALPAIITIVLIMN, from the coding sequence ATGATTGTTGCCAAAATTCTAATAGTTATAATAGCTTTACTTCACTTCTACTTTTTAGTATTAGAGATGTTTTTATGGACAACAAAAGGCCCAAAAGTATTTCGTAATTTCCCTAATGAATTATTTGAACCTACAAAAACATTAGCAGCAAATCAAGGATTGTATAACGGATTTCTTTCAGCGGGTTTACTTTGGTCTTTATTTATAAACGATGAATTTTGGAGTAAGAATATAGCATTGTTCTTTTTAATTTGCGTATCAGTTGCTCGAATTTATGGAGCTTTATCTGCTTCTAAAAAAATATTTTATATTCAAGCTTTGCCTGCAATAATTACAATTGTACTAATTATGAATTAA
- the hutH gene encoding histidine ammonia-lyase, producing the protein MESVHYISSDILTIEKIDSIISQDLKLALSEEAKVLIEKCRTYLDKKMETNETPIYGINTGFGSLCNVKISDENLSKLQENLVRSHACGTGEEVPHEVVKIMLLLKIQSLSYGHSGVQLATVERLIDFYNNDVLPVVYQLGSLGASGDLAPLAHLSLPLIGDGEVYYDGFRQPAQKVLDKLGYDHIKLQSKEGLALLNGTQFMSAYGVYTLMKASKLSYLADVIGAISLEAFDGRIEPFTDLIHLVRPHKGQIQTAERFRELLEDSEIINQPKKHVQDPYSFRCIPQVHGASKDTIDYVKKVFRTEINSVTDNPNIFATEDLIISGGNFHGQPLALALDFLGIAVAELGSISERRTYQLISGLRDLPAFLVNDPGLNSGFMIPQYTAASIVSQNKQLATPASIDSIVSSNGQEDHVSMGANAATKTLRIVENLERILAIELLNASQAIEFRRPLKSSEFIESFLKLYREEVSFVDEDRYLHLDIEKSILFINSFQIDSEVLN; encoded by the coding sequence ATGGAATCTGTTCATTATATAAGTTCTGATATCTTAACAATTGAGAAAATTGATAGTATTATTTCTCAAGATTTAAAATTGGCTTTATCAGAAGAAGCAAAAGTTTTAATTGAAAAATGTAGAACGTATTTAGACAAGAAAATGGAGACAAACGAAACTCCTATTTATGGAATAAATACAGGGTTTGGTTCTCTTTGTAACGTTAAAATTTCTGATGAAAATTTATCGAAATTACAAGAGAATTTAGTTCGTTCTCATGCTTGCGGAACAGGTGAAGAAGTGCCACATGAAGTGGTGAAAATAATGTTACTTTTAAAAATTCAATCCTTAAGTTATGGTCATTCGGGAGTGCAATTGGCAACAGTAGAAAGATTAATTGACTTTTATAATAACGATGTTTTACCTGTTGTTTATCAATTAGGTTCTTTGGGAGCATCTGGTGATTTAGCGCCTTTAGCACATTTATCTTTACCATTAATAGGTGATGGAGAAGTATATTATGATGGATTTAGACAACCCGCTCAAAAAGTTTTAGATAAATTAGGTTACGATCATATAAAATTACAATCTAAAGAAGGATTAGCTTTATTAAATGGAACTCAATTTATGAGTGCTTATGGAGTTTATACTTTAATGAAAGCTAGTAAACTTTCTTATTTAGCTGATGTTATTGGAGCAATTTCACTAGAAGCTTTTGATGGTAGAATTGAACCTTTTACTGATTTAATTCATTTAGTTCGTCCGCACAAAGGTCAAATTCAAACTGCAGAACGTTTTCGTGAACTTTTAGAAGATAGTGAAATTATTAATCAGCCTAAAAAACATGTCCAAGATCCTTATTCTTTTAGATGTATTCCTCAAGTGCATGGAGCGTCAAAAGATACAATTGATTATGTGAAGAAAGTTTTTAGAACGGAAATAAATTCGGTTACTGATAATCCAAATATTTTTGCAACTGAAGATTTAATTATTTCTGGTGGAAATTTTCATGGGCAGCCATTAGCTTTAGCTTTAGATTTCTTAGGAATTGCCGTTGCTGAACTAGGAAGTATTTCTGAAAGAAGAACTTATCAATTAATTTCGGGTTTAAGAGATTTACCTGCATTTTTAGTAAACGATCCGGGATTAAATTCTGGTTTTATGATTCCGCAATATACTGCGGCGAGTATTGTGAGTCAAAACAAACAATTGGCAACTCCAGCAAGTATTGATAGTATTGTTTCGAGTAACGGACAAGAAGATCATGTAAGTATGGGAGCAAACGCTGCTACAAAAACACTTCGTATTGTTGAAAACTTAGAGCGTATTTTAGCGATTGAATTACTAAATGCATCACAAGCTATAGAATTTAGACGTCCGTTAAAATCGAGCGAGTTTATTGAAAGTTTCTTAAAACTTTACAGAGAAGAAGTAAGTTTTGTTGATGAAGATAGATATTTACACTTAGATATTGAAAAATCAATTTTGTTTATCAATAGTTTTCAAATTGATAGCGAAGTTTTAAATTAA
- a CDS encoding GldL-related protein, with the protein MENKYKFPLVFFLLGFAITIIGALFKIMHWPGAKILLFIGMLSEVGAILILIINILKTKK; encoded by the coding sequence ATGGAAAACAAATATAAGTTTCCTTTAGTTTTTTTCTTGCTTGGATTTGCTATAACAATTATAGGCGCGTTATTCAAAATAATGCATTGGCCTGGTGCCAAAATTCTATTATTTATTGGAATGCTTTCGGAGGTCGGTGCAATTTTGATTTTAATAATTAATATTTTAAAAACTAAAAAATGA
- the rimK gene encoding 30S ribosomal protein S6--L-glutamate ligase — MLDKVIVGSEEWCSFPTLGIPTIKARVDSGAKTSALHAINIKPFQKDNEEWIKFDINPIQNNAKAVIHCEAKLVDQRVVKSSSGFREKRYVIKTTLEIGGKSWEIEVTLTNRDSMGFRMLLGREAMSGRILVDPEAKYLLGQPTKEKLKEYYYSDVEAKKGLKIAVLASNPELYSNKRIIEAGEMRGHEMHFLNLKYCYMKLDAETPEIHYRGGKILNDFDAVIPRIRPSMTYYGCALTRQFEALKVFALNGAAAISQSRDKLFSLQLLLNNGVDIPTTGFANSPLDTDDLIKMVGGSPLIVKLLEGTQGKGVVLAETKKAAESVINAFKSLNANILVQEFIKEANGKDLRLFVVDGKVVAAMQREAAPGEFRANIHMGGTASVVKVTAEEKKIAIRATKAMDLKVAGVDIIRSSKGPLLLEVNSSPGLEGIEGATQKDIAGEMIKAIEKNFKWKQ; from the coding sequence ATGTTAGATAAAGTAATTGTTGGTAGTGAAGAATGGTGCTCTTTCCCTACTCTTGGTATTCCTACTATTAAAGCTCGTGTTGATTCTGGAGCAAAAACTTCTGCACTTCACGCTATAAATATTAAACCTTTTCAAAAAGATAATGAAGAATGGATAAAGTTTGATATTAACCCTATTCAAAACAATGCTAAAGCAGTTATTCATTGCGAAGCAAAACTAGTCGACCAAAGGGTTGTAAAAAGTTCAAGCGGATTTAGAGAAAAACGTTATGTAATTAAAACAACTTTAGAAATTGGTGGTAAATCTTGGGAAATTGAAGTTACTTTAACTAACAGAGATTCAATGGGATTCCGTATGCTTTTAGGAAGAGAAGCTATGTCGGGAAGAATCTTAGTTGATCCTGAAGCAAAATATTTATTAGGTCAACCAACTAAAGAAAAATTAAAAGAATATTATTATTCAGATGTTGAAGCTAAAAAAGGTTTAAAAATTGCCGTATTAGCAAGTAATCCTGAACTTTATAGTAATAAAAGAATTATTGAAGCCGGAGAAATGCGTGGTCATGAAATGCACTTCTTAAATTTGAAATATTGCTACATGAAACTAGATGCTGAAACTCCTGAGATTCATTATCGTGGTGGTAAAATTTTAAATGATTTTGACGCTGTAATTCCAAGAATAAGACCGAGTATGACTTATTATGGCTGTGCTTTAACTCGTCAATTCGAAGCTTTAAAAGTTTTTGCCTTAAATGGCGCAGCTGCCATTAGTCAGTCCAGAGACAAATTGTTTTCACTACAATTATTATTAAATAACGGAGTTGATATTCCTACAACAGGATTTGCTAATTCTCCTTTGGATACTGACGATTTAATTAAAATGGTAGGTGGTTCGCCTTTAATTGTTAAACTTTTAGAAGGAACACAAGGTAAAGGTGTAGTTTTAGCAGAAACTAAAAAAGCAGCAGAATCAGTAATCAACGCTTTTAAAAGTTTAAATGCTAACATCTTAGTACAAGAATTCATCAAAGAGGCAAATGGTAAAGATTTGCGTCTTTTTGTTGTAGACGGAAAAGTTGTAGCTGCTATGCAACGAGAAGCTGCTCCAGGGGAATTTAGAGCGAATATTCATATGGGTGGAACTGCATCTGTAGTTAAAGTTACTGCCGAAGAAAAGAAAATAGCAATTCGTGCTACTAAAGCAATGGATTTAAAAGTAGCTGGTGTAGACATAATTCGTTCTTCTAAAGGTCCATTATTATTAGAAGTAAATTCATCTCCAGGTCTTGAAGGAATTGAAGGAGCAACTCAAAAAGATATTGCTGGTGAAATGATTAAAGCTATTGAGAAAAATTTTAAATGGAAACAATAG
- a CDS encoding tetratricopeptide repeat protein translates to MKKLLLATSIMLSVASYAQKDELKTLKKIYSKSNVSDKDLETYKATLASLENLATEEGDKVYTKFYKNMYPTLVLASKGTNATLQDQMNVYQPDFITNYGKTIDETIEYETKTGKKVYKDELIQEKTDFKNQLNNIASTAYGNNKFKEAASLFYAKYLFDPKNEGQALENASIAAVQSQDYKLAEKMYEELKKSDYLNNATKYLAVSKVSGEVDTYTSKADRDRMVKIGSHEKPSEEKVSKQKPEIYKTLALIYVQNGKLVEAKKALAEARELSPNDEDIKKEEARLYFNDAYELLKDDQKLVDEINANLSNKAKYDELMAKRKNNFSTAMPSFEKAYSLNPSDQNTKSLLKMTYEILGMKEKADSIK, encoded by the coding sequence ATGAAAAAATTATTATTAGCTACATCAATTATGCTATCAGTAGCTTCTTATGCTCAAAAGGATGAGTTAAAAACACTTAAAAAGATTTATTCTAAAAGTAATGTTTCTGACAAAGATCTAGAAACTTATAAAGCTACATTAGCTTCTTTAGAAAACTTAGCTACAGAGGAAGGTGATAAAGTGTATACAAAATTTTATAAAAATATGTATCCAACTTTAGTTTTAGCTTCAAAAGGTACAAATGCAACATTACAAGATCAAATGAATGTTTATCAACCTGATTTTATCACTAATTATGGTAAAACAATAGATGAAACTATTGAATATGAAACAAAGACAGGTAAAAAAGTTTATAAAGACGAATTAATTCAAGAAAAAACTGATTTTAAAAACCAATTAAATAATATTGCTTCCACTGCTTACGGAAACAACAAGTTCAAAGAGGCAGCAAGCTTATTTTATGCAAAATATCTTTTTGATCCTAAAAATGAAGGTCAAGCTTTAGAAAATGCATCAATTGCAGCTGTACAATCTCAAGATTATAAGTTAGCTGAAAAGATGTATGAAGAATTAAAGAAAAGTGATTATTTAAATAATGCTACAAAGTATTTAGCAGTAAGTAAAGTTAGTGGTGAAGTAGATACTTATACATCAAAGGCAGATAGAGATAGAATGGTTAAAATTGGTTCTCACGAAAAGCCGTCTGAAGAAAAAGTTTCTAAACAAAAGCCAGAGATTTACAAAACTTTAGCTTTAATTTATGTTCAAAATGGTAAACTTGTTGAAGCTAAAAAGGCTTTAGCTGAAGCTAGAGAGTTATCTCCAAATGATGAAGATATTAAAAAAGAAGAAGCTCGCTTATATTTTAATGATGCTTACGAGTTATTAAAAGACGATCAAAAATTGGTTGATGAAATTAATGCTAATTTATCAAACAAAGCAAAATATGACGAGTTAATGGCAAAAAGAAAAAATAACTTTTCTACTGCAATGCCAAGTTTTGAAAAAGCATATTCATTAAATCCTTCTGATCAAAACACAAAATCACTTTTAAAAATGACCTATGAAATTTTAGGTATGAAAGAAAAAGCTGATAGTATCAAATAG
- the gyrA gene encoding DNA gyrase subunit A, whose product MSEGEKLIPINIEDEMKSAYIDYSMSVIVSRALPDVRDGLKPVHRRVLFGMHELGIRSNSAYKKSARIVGEVLGKYHPHGDSSVYDTMVRMAQEWSLRYLMVDGQGNFGSIDGDSPAAMRYTEARMKKISEEMLADIEKETVDFQLNFDDSLEEPKVLPTRVPNLLINGASGIAVGMATNMPPHNLTEVIDGTLAYIDNNDIEIDELINHVKAPDFPTGGIIYGYEGVREAFKTGRGRIVMRAKANFEESNGREAIIVTEIPYQVNKADMIKKTADLVNDKKIEGISTIRDESDRSGMRIVYELKRDAVPNVVLNTLYKYTQLQSSFSVNNIALVNGRPQLLNLKDLIHYFVEHRHDVVTRRAQFDLRKAEERAHILEGLIIASDNIDEVIALIRSSKDGEEARAKLMERFKLSEIQARAIVEMRLRQLTGLEQDKLRAEYEEIMKLIAYLKDLLASKEMRMQVIKDELTEIKDKYGDARRSQIEYAGGDVSIEDLIADESVVITISHAGYIKRTSLSEYKTQNRGGVGQKSAATRDQDFLEHLFVATNHQYLMFFTQKGKCFWMRVFEIPEGTKASKGRAIQNIINIEPDDKVKAYICTQDLKDEEYINNHFVIMATKQGIVKKTPLEQYSRPRQNGINAITIREDDELLEAKLTTGNSQVLLAVKSGKLVRFEEEKTRPMGRTASGVRGITLADEKDEVIGMVSIDKNHINDSQILVVTENGYGKRTKLVDEDGEDVYRITNRGGKGVKTLNITDKTGQLIAINAVTDEDDLMIINKSGLTIRMRIDDLRVMGRATQGVRLINIKGTDSIAAVTKVLREEEVDDINEGQENGTEFDNSENNENQE is encoded by the coding sequence ATGTCTGAAGGAGAAAAGTTAATTCCTATTAACATTGAAGATGAAATGAAATCAGCTTACATCGATTATTCGATGTCAGTTATTGTTTCGAGAGCGCTTCCAGATGTTAGAGATGGATTAAAACCCGTACATCGAAGAGTATTGTTTGGAATGCACGAATTAGGAATTCGTTCTAATAGTGCCTATAAAAAATCAGCGAGAATCGTTGGAGAAGTGTTAGGTAAATATCACCCACATGGTGATTCATCAGTATATGATACTATGGTTCGTATGGCTCAAGAATGGAGTTTACGATACTTAATGGTAGATGGTCAAGGTAACTTTGGTTCGATTGATGGCGATAGTCCAGCTGCAATGCGTTATACTGAAGCTAGAATGAAGAAAATATCAGAAGAAATGCTTGCTGATATAGAAAAAGAAACTGTTGATTTTCAGTTAAATTTTGATGATTCATTAGAAGAGCCAAAAGTATTACCAACTCGTGTACCTAATTTATTAATTAATGGAGCTTCTGGTATTGCTGTTGGTATGGCTACAAATATGCCACCACATAATTTAACTGAGGTTATTGATGGTACTTTAGCTTATATTGATAACAATGATATCGAAATTGATGAATTAATCAATCATGTAAAAGCTCCAGATTTCCCAACAGGTGGTATTATCTATGGTTACGAAGGTGTGAGAGAAGCATTCAAAACAGGTCGCGGTCGTATTGTAATGCGTGCTAAAGCTAATTTTGAAGAATCTAACGGGCGTGAAGCAATTATTGTAACTGAAATTCCGTACCAAGTTAACAAAGCCGATATGATTAAGAAAACGGCTGATTTAGTTAACGATAAAAAAATTGAAGGAATCTCAACTATTCGAGATGAATCGGATAGAAGTGGTATGCGTATTGTTTACGAACTAAAACGTGATGCTGTTCCAAATGTTGTTTTAAATACACTTTATAAATATACACAGTTACAATCTTCGTTTAGTGTAAATAATATTGCATTAGTAAACGGACGTCCGCAATTATTAAATTTAAAAGATTTAATTCACTATTTCGTAGAACACCGTCATGATGTTGTTACGAGAAGAGCACAATTCGATTTACGCAAAGCAGAAGAAAGAGCACATATTTTAGAAGGTTTAATTATTGCTTCTGATAATATTGATGAAGTTATTGCTTTAATTCGTTCATCTAAAGATGGAGAAGAAGCAAGAGCTAAATTAATGGAGCGCTTTAAATTATCTGAAATTCAAGCGAGAGCTATTGTTGAGATGCGTTTACGTCAGTTAACAGGTCTTGAGCAAGATAAACTTCGTGCAGAATATGAAGAGATAATGAAGTTAATTGCATATTTAAAAGACTTACTTGCAAGCAAAGAAATGCGTATGCAAGTAATTAAAGACGAATTAACTGAAATTAAAGATAAATATGGAGACGCTCGTCGTTCTCAAATTGAATATGCTGGTGGAGATGTAAGTATTGAAGATTTAATTGCTGATGAATCTGTAGTTATTACAATTTCTCATGCAGGTTACATTAAACGTACATCTTTATCGGAATACAAAACACAAAATAGAGGAGGAGTTGGTCAAAAAAGTGCCGCAACAAGAGATCAAGATTTCTTAGAGCATTTATTTGTAGCAACTAATCACCAATATTTAATGTTCTTTACGCAAAAAGGAAAATGTTTCTGGATGCGTGTGTTTGAAATTCCTGAAGGAACAAAAGCCAGTAAAGGTAGAGCTATTCAAAATATCATCAATATTGAACCAGATGATAAAGTAAAAGCTTATATCTGCACTCAAGATCTTAAAGATGAAGAATACATTAACAACCACTTTGTAATTATGGCTACAAAGCAAGGAATTGTTAAGAAAACTCCTTTAGAACAATATTCTCGTCCACGTCAAAATGGTATTAATGCAATTACAATTCGTGAAGATGATGAATTACTAGAAGCAAAATTAACAACTGGAAATAGTCAAGTTTTATTAGCCGTTAAATCTGGTAAGTTAGTTCGTTTCGAAGAAGAGAAAACTCGTCCAATGGGAAGAACTGCATCTGGAGTTAGAGGTATTACTTTAGCTGATGAAAAAGATGAAGTAATTGGTATGGTTTCAATTGATAAAAACCACATCAACGATTCACAAATTTTAGTTGTAACTGAAAATGGTTATGGTAAGAGAACTAAATTAGTAGATGAAGATGGAGAAGATGTTTACCGTATTACAAATCGTGGTGGAAAGGGAGTTAAGACATTAAATATCACAGATAAAACAGGTCAATTAATTGCAATTAATGCTGTAACTGATGAAGATGATTTAATGATTATCAATAAATCTGGTTTAACTATCAGAATGAGAATTGATGATTTACGTGTAATGGGTAGAGCTACACAAGGTGTTCGTTTAATTAATATTAAAGGAACTGATTCAATTGCTGCAGTAACTAAAGTTTTACGTGAAGAAGAAGTTGATGATATTAATGAAGGTCAAGAAAACGGTACAGAATTTGATAATTCAGAAAACAACGAAAATCAAGAATAA